Proteins found in one Lysinibacillus fusiformis genomic segment:
- a CDS encoding TetR/AcrR family transcriptional regulator, which yields MEGSIFLTTKGTAQRIIEAALQLISEKGYTAATTKTIAELAGVNEVTLFRHFGNKRGLLKAIIEQFSYYPLLQQEINQNVTWELEKDLLNFSLKHFHFLMSIKDFVMIGFKESIQFPEISEEIANLPLLIKKELIHYFQEMHQQGKIREVDFEAAALSLIALNFGHFMSRAQLGTIVSDLPTEELLQTSVAIFSRGLVS from the coding sequence ATGGAAGGAAGTATATTTTTGACAACGAAAGGAACTGCACAACGAATTATCGAAGCTGCTCTACAATTGATTAGTGAAAAAGGCTATACAGCTGCAACTACCAAAACCATTGCAGAATTAGCAGGTGTCAATGAGGTCACTCTTTTCCGTCATTTTGGCAACAAACGCGGTTTATTAAAAGCCATCATTGAGCAATTTTCTTATTATCCTCTTCTACAGCAGGAGATCAATCAAAATGTAACGTGGGAATTAGAAAAGGATTTATTAAATTTCTCATTGAAGCATTTTCATTTTTTAATGTCGATTAAAGATTTTGTCATGATTGGCTTTAAGGAATCCATTCAGTTTCCTGAAATTAGTGAGGAAATCGCCAATCTCCCACTCCTCATCAAAAAGGAGCTCATTCACTACTTTCAAGAGATGCATCAGCAAGGAAAAATAAGAGAAGTTGATTTTGAAGCAGCAGCGTTATCGCTAATTGCTTTGAACTTTGGTCATTTTATGTCACGTGCTCAACTTGGAACAATCGTGTCTGACCTACCAACTGAAGAACTTTTGCAAACTAGTGTTGCTATTTTTTCTAGGGGACTCGTTTCCTAG